In Phragmites australis chromosome 16, lpPhrAust1.1, whole genome shotgun sequence, one DNA window encodes the following:
- the LOC133894940 gene encoding ethylene-responsive transcription factor LEP-like, producing the protein MAGHEERHQAPAAADTVCVPRRRARASSEYLGVRRRPWGRYAAEIRNPVTKERHWLGTFDTAEEAAIAYDLSAISICGPAVARTNFYYPCGGVSASAASTLQQQPPPYGPLPVAPPPSPLSEGSGSTADDDCQLSAEEADDDESLTIAAILQSFQHQSAPSASSASLY; encoded by the coding sequence ATGGCGGGACACGAGGAGCGTCACCAGGCGCCAGCGGCGGCGGATACGGTGTGCGTGCCGAGGCGCCGCGCGCGGGCGTCGAGCGAGTACCTGGgcgtgcggcggcggccgtggggCCGGTACGCGGCGGAGATCCGCAACCCCGTCACCAAGGAGCGCCACTGGCTCGGCACCTTCGACACTGCCGAGGAGGCCGCCATCGCCTACGACCTCTCCGCCATCTCCATCTGCGGCCCCGCCGTAGCGCGCACCAACTTCTACTACCCGTGCGGCGGCGTCAGCGCCAGCGCGGCATCCACCCTGCAGCAGCAGCCTCCGCCGTATGGTCCGCTGCCAGTCGCGCCGCCTCCGTCGCCGTTGTCCGAGGGGAGTGGCAGCACTGCTGATGATGACTGTCAGCTCTCGGCGGAGGAGGCCGACGACGACGAGTCGCTGACGATCGCCGCCATACTGCAGAGCTTCCAGCATCAGAGCGCTCCATCCGCATCCTCTGCTTCTCTGTACTAG
- the LOC133896277 gene encoding phenolic glucoside malonyltransferase 2-like, producing MSIKTRTASGAAASARRVKRCVTYRTRSCARHATARPAINGTRGKCHFFSPRKHLRPARTLNSLHSKNRTLLGASQLLIAVCCTRPMGEADVSGAAAVLVLAVSRVVPTPAPAEREGRVKLSFFDTPWVVLPPIQRVFLYELPGADEFPAVAKRLKESLAATLAQYLPLAGKLTYVAETGDVFVDCADDPGVAFVEAEGDMDVRRLAGDEAHDLPAFLALVPELDVKVLPAPVLSVQATQLRDGLALGLSVHHAVADGQAVWRFMRAWASASREGSPVTKTLGPPHYSRDAIHVPGGDEFAREMLKVVAPNLPVANAMNYDFGHRFRLARRTFYLAADDIRSLKRRIDALASAENAGGSETASSWKPVSTFVALSALGWTAFVLSKGLAAGDDTYLVFLADLRERLDPPVGDGYLGNCIKGCMATADAGELLGERGLLRAARAIQAAVAEMEAAPLAGTDRWMERMMKLPFARVANVAASPRFRVYEAADLGFGRPARVELVSMNHDGEMVLVGGRRNGEVQLSVSLDPARMDAFKAHVLAID from the exons ATGTCGATCAAGACACGAACGGCGAGCGGAGCGGCAGCGTCGGCGCGCCGGGTGAAGCGGTGCGTGACCTATCGCACAAGAAGCTGTGCACGCCACGCCACGGCCCGGCCGGCTATAAATGGGACTCGAGGGAAGTGCCATTTCTTCTCTCCTCGCAAACACCTCCGGCCGGCCCGCACACTCAATTCGTTGCACTCCAAGAATCGGACACTCCTAGGCGCCAGCCAGCTACTAATAGCTGTTTGCTGTACGAGGCCGATGGGCGAGGCCGACgtctccggcgccgccgcggtgCTCGTGCTCGCCGTGTCGCGCGTCGTGCcaacgccggcgccggcggagcgGGAAGGGCGCGTGAAGCTGTCCTTCTTCGACACGCCGTGGGTCGTGCTCCCGCCCATCCAGCGGGTGTTCCTGTACGAGCTGCCCGGCGCCGACGAGTTCCCGGCGGTGGCCAAGCGGCTCAAGGAGTCCCTCGCCGCAACGCTCGCGCAGTACCTCCCGCTGGCCGGGAAGCTGACGTACGTAGCGGAGACCGGGGACGTCTTCGTGGACTGCGCCGACGACCCCGGGGTGGCCTTCGTCGAGGCCGAGGGAGACATGGACGTGCGccggctcgccggcgacgaggcACACGACCTCCCTGCGTTCCTCGCTCTGGTGCCGGAGCTCGACGTCAAAGTGCTCCCGGCGCCCGTGCTGTCCGTGCAGGCCACGCAGCTCCGGGACGGTCTGGCCCTCGGCCTGTCCGTGCACCACGCCGTCGCAGACGGGCAGGCGGTGTGGCGGTTCATGCGTGCGTGGGCGTCTGCCTCCCGCGAGGGCTCGCCTGTGACCAAGACCCTCGGCCCGCCGCACTACAGCCGGGACGCCATCCACGTCCCCGGCGGCGACGAGTTTGCGCGCGAGATGCTCAAGGTGGTCGCGCCCAATCTACCCGTG GCCAACGCGATGAACTACGACTTCGGCCATCGCTTCCGCCTGGCGCGCCGAACATTCTACCTAGCCGCCGACGACATCCGGTCACTGAAGCGGCGCATCGACGCCCTCGCATCGGCCGAGAACGCCGGGGGCAGTGAGACCGCCAGCAGCTGGAAGCCGGTGTCGACGTTCGTGGCGCTGTCGGCGCTGGGCTGGACGGCGTTCGTGCTGTCCAAGGGCCTCGCCGCGGGGGACGACACGTACCTCGTATTCCTGGCCGACCTGCGCGAGCGCCTGGACCCGCCCGTCGGCGATGGGTACCTCGGCAACTGCATCAAGGGCTGCATGGCGACCGCGGACGCCGGGGAGCTCCTCGGCGAGCGCGGGCTCCTGCGCGCGGCGCGAGCAATCCAGGCGGCAGTGGCAGAGATGGAGGCGGCGCCGCTGGCCGGCACGGATCGGTGGATGGAGCGGATGATGAAGCTGCCGTTCGCGCGGGTGGCGAACGTGGCGGCGAGCCCGCGGTTCCGGGTGTACGAGGCTGCAGATCTCGGGTTCGGCCGGCCCGCGCGCGTGGAGCTGGTGTCCATGAACCACGACGGGGAGATGGTGCTTGTCGGCGGCAGGCGCAACGGCGAGGTGCAGCTGTCTGTGTCGCTCGACCCGGCCCGCATGGACGCCTTCAAGGCGCACGTCCTCGCCATCGATTGA